ATGCTGAAAACAGGTAAAGTCGATATTGCAGTTGCTCCCGAACCATGGGCAGCAGTCATTGAACAGGAAACAAACGCTGAAGTCGTAATTGGCTGGGATGAAGTATCCTTCGGTGAAACACTTCCGGCATCAGTATTGGTTGCTACTGGTGATGCTGTGAAGAACAGCCCGGAAAAAGTACAGAAAATCGTTGATGCACATAAAGATGCAGTTAAATTTATCGAAGAAAATCCTGAAGAAGCAAAAGCAATTACTATCAAAGACATTAAAGAAGTGACTGGCCAGGAACTGGAAAAAGAAGTCGTAGACCGCGCCTGGGAAAGAATCGGGTTCACTTACGATGTTGATGCAGACACCATCCAGGAATTTGCAGATTCATCCTACACTTTAAAATTCCTGAAAGATAAACCTGAATTCAGCGAACTGATTGCGAACAATTTTATTAAATAATCATACTTGAACCGGGGCCCGGATGGGTTCCGGGTTTTTGTTGTATTATAAGGATTGTTTGGCGCAACTGTGATAAGGAGGCAGCGCGAAAAAGAGACACGGAGGCTCGAATAACCTGCTGGATGACGCGATTATGGGAAGTTAGACGCATTAACGTTGTGATAGCGCAAAAAATTAAAAGATCAGTGCAATAACCTGTCCTGTAGACGCAATATAAGTCAGACATGAAGCAATAATGATAGATAATTACGCGATTACTCTTGATATTGTAAAAAGTCATATGCACGAAACCTACAAGAATTCGCGCTTTAAAGTAGTATATCCGCCCGAACCTGAAGCCTGCCACGATTAAAACGTGCCCCCGCGCAGAAAGAGCCTGGCCGCGCGTAAATCATCCAAATCCGCGCACAAAAGTAATAATCCCGCGCAAAACAGAAGCCAGCCCGCGCAAAAAAACGTGCCCCCGCGCAGAAAAGGAGCCCGCCCGCGCGTAAATCATCCAAATCCGCGCACAAAAGTAATAATCCCGCGCAAAACAGAAGCCAGCCCGCGCAAAAAAACGTGCCCCCCGGGCAGAAGGAGCCCGGTCGCGCGTAAATCATCCAAATCCGCGCACAAAAGTAATAATCCCGCGCCAAACAAAAGGAAGCCCGCGCAAAAAAACGTGCCCCCCGGGCAGAAGGAGCCCGGCCGCGCGTAAATCATTCAAATCCGCGCACAAAAGTAATAATCCCGCGCAAAACAAAAGGAAGCCCGCGCAAAAAAACGTGCCCCCGCGCAGAAAGAGCCCTGCCGCGCGTAAATCATCCAAATCCGCGCACAAAAGTAATAATTCCGCGCAAAACAGAAGGAAGCTCGCGCAAAAAAACGTGCCCCACGCAGAAGGAGCCCGCCCGCGCGTAAATCATCCAAATCCGCGCGAGCTTAACAACATCAGCAAACCAATCTCCAGGTTTAACTTTCACCCCAAAAAGGAAAAATACCATGCAAGTGACAAAACAACTTAGAAACAGGAGTGACGCAAATGAAAAAAGGTATGGGAGTTTTAATTGCCGTTATTGCGGCAGTAGTCATAGCAGGCATGATGCTGATGTCCAGTTATAACAGGTTTGTAAGTGCTGAGGAAAATGTGGATCAGGCTTATTCTCAAATTGAGAACCAGCTGCAGAGAAGGCTGGATTTGATTCCTAATCTGGTAAATACAGTAAAGGGATATGCTGCTCACGAGAAGGAGACAATTCAGGCTATATCAGATGCTCGTGCGAGATTGGCGGGAGCGGGGTCCCCTGAAGAGGAAGCAGCTGCAAACGCCGAGCTGTCAAGCGCTTTGAGCCGTCTGCTTGTAGTGGTGGAGAACTATCCAAATTTAAAAGCGGATAAGCAGTTTACCCAATTAATGGACGAGCTTGCGGGCACAGAAAATCGGATTTCGGTTGCCCGAAAGGATTATAACGACCAGGTTGCCGTATATAACAAACAAGTAAAAAGGTTCCCGGGTGCAATTGTTGCAGGGATAACCGGCTTTGATGAAAAAGAGTATTTTAGGGCGGATCCGCTGGCGAACGAAGCACCTGATGTTGACTTTGGAGGCAATGGGGAATGATCATCCGCTGGGTCTCTTTGGCCCTTCTTTTCGCAAATTTAATAATGGGGGCAATCCCAGTCCATGCAGATGAATCCATACCGCAGCCTGCTGGAGATATTTATGTCCAGGATTTTGCGGAGGTTCTGAATGACCAGGAAAAAACTGAATTGAATAACCTGGGGAGGCAATTGGAAGATCAGACATCTGCACAGGTTGCAGTGTTAACTGTTGGAACTACTGGAGACAGACCGATTGAAGAATATGCTAATGAAGCTTTCCGGTCTTATGGCATAGGCAGTGCCGCAGAGAATAATGGTGTCCTCTTGGTTGTGGCCATGGAGGATCGGAAGGTGCGGATTGAGGTTGGTTATGGGCTTGAAGGCCAAATTCCCGATGGAAAAGCAGGCAGGATTCTGGATGACGTCACCCTTCCATATCTCCAGGATGGCCAGCCTAACAGAGCTGTAATTGAAACCTATAAGGTGCTTGTACAGGAAGCTGCCGGGGAAGAAGTGAATTTAGGCGGCGATTATGCTGATGCCGGAACACAGGATAGAGGCATTGGCATACCGTCCTGGCTGATAATTTTAATTGTTGTTGGATTATTATTTCTGGACATTAAATTTTTTGGAGGAGCCTTTTCTTACGCCATCCTTTCCATTCTCTCAAGAGGTGGAAGTGGCGGTGGCGGTCCCCGGGGAGGGGGAGGCGGTTCTTCCGGCGGAGGAGGAGCCAGCCGAGGCTGGTGATAAATTGAAAAAGAGCGGGAGCTGCAATCTCCCGCTCTTTTTTATTATTATTTAATTGCAGTTACACAAACGGTTAATACGGGGCGGGCTTCTTTATAAGAAATGGAAATAGAATGGAAACCTGCCGCTTCCATATCAGTTTTGATCACCTGTCCGAGATTTTTGGCAATGGTGTCATCTGCTCCTTCTTCTCTTGGCTGGACGGTGATGGCAATTATTCCGTCTTCCTCAAGCATCCCATAGAGATACTGAAGAGACTCTCTTGGTTTTGTCCATAAAGGATAATTGTTTACTGAAAATATCTTATTATACGTTTTATCAGGGAAGTAATCGTGTATATCTTTTACGAACAATCTGACCTTTCCCTGACGGATATACTCATCATTCCGTTTGGCTGCTGAAGCCTTCATATCTTCGGATACATCAACTCCATCCGTTTCTGCATGGCGGAAGTGATCCATTATATGCCTGATGCTGTAGCCAGGGCCAAAGCCTACTTCTAAAATAGAGTCCCTGCGATTAATCTTTAATTGCTGTATTGTCCATTTGTTAATCTTGCGGTTCTCAAAATACATGATTTTTCCAGCAAGCTTCCCAAGTAATCCTGCGGGTTTCTGAAATTGTTTTGCTAATATATCGAACATGTCCCTCACCTCGTTGCTTAATACTTATATTTAGTCCCTTTAAAGCGGTCCTAAACCTATTCCGTAAAATGGATAAATAATTTTTAACTGGAAAAGGTACTAATATGAATTAAGATTGGAGGAAGTCCGGTGATTTATGGCGAAGATCAATACCGAAAAGATTTAAACCGGTATATTGACAATATCGACAGTCAGATTCATTCTATTTCCAAAACGCTAGAGGACTTCAGCTGCTGTATTTTATCTGATTTCGAGAACTTGCAGAGGGCGGTAACGGAGGCTCACACAATTGCTTCGACATATTATCTTCAGTCATATTTATCGCCGTATACCAAGGAATATTCGAGCTTATCATTGGCCGCCCAGCATTTATCGGAAAAAAGGCATGGCGGGCTTATTGTTGTGGAGAGAAGGCTGCCTATAGGCGATTACCTTCATAATGGGACTCCTATTGGAGCAAAAGTAAGCAGCACTTTGCTCGAAACCATTTTTTATCCTGGAAAC
This window of the Cytobacillus pseudoceanisediminis genome carries:
- a CDS encoding LemA family protein is translated as MKKGMGVLIAVIAAVVIAGMMLMSSYNRFVSAEENVDQAYSQIENQLQRRLDLIPNLVNTVKGYAAHEKETIQAISDARARLAGAGSPEEEAAANAELSSALSRLLVVVENYPNLKADKQFTQLMDELAGTENRISVARKDYNDQVAVYNKQVKRFPGAIVAGITGFDEKEYFRADPLANEAPDVDFGGNGE
- a CDS encoding TPM domain-containing protein; translation: MIIRWVSLALLFANLIMGAIPVHADESIPQPAGDIYVQDFAEVLNDQEKTELNNLGRQLEDQTSAQVAVLTVGTTGDRPIEEYANEAFRSYGIGSAAENNGVLLVVAMEDRKVRIEVGYGLEGQIPDGKAGRILDDVTLPYLQDGQPNRAVIETYKVLVQEAAGEEVNLGGDYADAGTQDRGIGIPSWLIILIVVGLLFLDIKFFGGAFSYAILSILSRGGSGGGGPRGGGGGSSGGGGASRGW
- a CDS encoding class I SAM-dependent methyltransferase; amino-acid sequence: MFDILAKQFQKPAGLLGKLAGKIMYFENRKINKWTIQQLKINRRDSILEVGFGPGYSIRHIMDHFRHAETDGVDVSEDMKASAAKRNDEYIRQGKVRLFVKDIHDYFPDKTYNKIFSVNNYPLWTKPRESLQYLYGMLEEDGIIAITVQPREEGADDTIAKNLGQVIKTDMEAAGFHSISISYKEARPVLTVCVTAIK
- the cdaS gene encoding sporulation-specific diadenylate cyclase CdaS: MIYGEDQYRKDLNRYIDNIDSQIHSISKTLEDFSCCILSDFENLQRAVTEAHTIASTYYLQSYLSPYTKEYSSLSLAAQHLSEKRHGGLIVVERRLPIGDYLHNGTPIGAKVSSTLLETIFYPGNPLHDGGILIKEDTIISAGNILPLANKTIEGKKFGTRHRAAMGLTEKSDAVAIVVSEETGRISFAVEGQLYTIRT